The proteins below are encoded in one region of Paralysiella testudinis:
- a CDS encoding septal ring lytic transglycosylase RlpA family protein, with the protein MTKAKNVFFVGVTAAIGLFTGLMSPAVAETARLTAPVYHGNINATLTPNAAVKAEQLHRSANLSYKVAGTRYYPLRKVADFSQEGRASWYGPKFHGRKTSSGERYDMNMMTAAHPTLPIPSYAKVTNLANGKEVVVRINDRGPFHGNRAIDVSRAAAQKLGFINAGTARVRIEQIVPGQTQQAQAARGNIYVDLQRFNNLKDAQTYLTQTSRHLQQGSGEQKAIMVKQKDGYVVRMGPFQQQDRANSMKEAVLTAL; encoded by the coding sequence TTGACCAAAGCCAAGAATGTATTTTTTGTCGGCGTTACCGCCGCCATCGGTTTGTTTACCGGCCTGATGAGCCCGGCCGTGGCCGAAACCGCCAGATTAACCGCGCCGGTGTATCACGGTAACATCAATGCCACCCTCACCCCCAATGCCGCCGTTAAAGCAGAGCAACTGCACCGCTCGGCCAACCTCAGCTATAAGGTTGCCGGCACCCGCTACTACCCACTGCGTAAAGTGGCCGATTTCAGCCAAGAAGGCCGCGCCTCTTGGTATGGCCCTAAATTTCACGGCCGCAAAACCTCGTCGGGCGAACGCTACGACATGAACATGATGACCGCCGCCCATCCCACGCTGCCAATTCCCAGCTACGCCAAAGTCACCAATCTGGCCAACGGCAAAGAAGTGGTGGTGCGCATCAACGACCGCGGCCCCTTCCACGGCAACCGTGCGATTGACGTTTCCCGCGCCGCCGCCCAAAAACTGGGTTTTATCAACGCCGGCACCGCCCGCGTACGCATTGAGCAAATCGTGCCCGGCCAAACCCAGCAGGCACAAGCTGCTCGTGGCAATATCTATGTAGACTTGCAGCGCTTCAACAACCTGAAAGACGCGCAAACCTACTTAACCCAAACCAGCCGCCATCTGCAACAAGGCAGCGGCGAGCAAAAAGCCATTATGGTGAAACAAAAAGACGGCTACGTGGTGCGCATGGGCCCGTTCCAGCAGCAAGACCGTGCCAACAGTATGAAAGAAGCGGTACTCACCGCGCTGTAA
- a CDS encoding ComF family protein encodes MQTPPSWLAKLGHAVWGAPRCVLCHETASGHDGLCPGCRHDLRLLYTDAAHRCPTCTRFSRHAHICGHCQQKPPPLARLFTGCDYSAPLKQMLHAFKHQRQSSLLPALSTIMLHHPPPWLPETPIDAVLAMPLSAPRLAERGFNQSQLLARCIATAYGWPLLDKGAVLRQHRPPQSTLSRDKRRQNVRGVFRVAADVKNCNLLLIDDVVTTGATIYELAQSLKRAGAAAVYAWALAHPQ; translated from the coding sequence ATGCAAACACCGCCTTCCTGGTTAGCAAAACTGGGGCACGCCGTGTGGGGCGCGCCGCGCTGCGTATTATGCCACGAAACCGCATCCGGGCACGACGGCCTGTGCCCGGGCTGCCGGCACGATTTGCGCCTGCTCTACACCGATGCGGCACACCGCTGCCCCACCTGCACCCGCTTTAGCCGCCATGCACATATTTGCGGCCACTGCCAGCAAAAACCGCCGCCATTGGCACGGCTGTTTACCGGCTGCGACTACAGCGCACCGCTCAAGCAAATGCTGCATGCTTTTAAACACCAGCGCCAAAGCAGCCTGCTGCCCGCCTTAAGCACCATCATGCTGCACCACCCGCCGCCGTGGCTGCCTGAAACCCCGATTGATGCGGTATTGGCCATGCCGCTGAGCGCACCGCGCTTGGCCGAGCGCGGTTTCAACCAAAGCCAGCTGCTCGCCCGGTGCATCGCCACGGCTTATGGCTGGCCATTGTTGGACAAAGGCGCGGTTTTGCGGCAACATCGCCCGCCGCAATCCACGCTGAGCCGCGACAAACGCCGCCAAAATGTGCGCGGCGTGTTTCGCGTGGCCGCCGATGTTAAGAACTGTAACCTGCTGTTAATCGACGACGTTGTGACCACCGGCGCAACAATTTATGAATTGGCGCAAAGCCTTAAGCGTGCTGGCGCGGCGGCGGTTTACGCGTGGGCGCTGGCGCATCCGCAATGA
- the ruvA gene encoding Holliday junction branch migration protein RuvA, which translates to MISRLHGLLIEKQPPHIVVDVHGVGYEVDVSMQTFYALPALNETVRLYTQLIVREDAHLLYGFGSSAERETFRQLIKVSGIGAKTALGILSAMSSDELAQAIAAEDIKRLSAAPGIGKKTAERMVLELRGKLSGAGADNLFAAPANHAADHSEDIIGTLLALGYTDREARAAAKGLPEGVDVSEGVRLALKSMVK; encoded by the coding sequence ATGATCAGCCGCTTACACGGTTTGCTAATCGAAAAACAGCCGCCGCACATTGTGGTAGACGTGCACGGCGTGGGCTATGAAGTAGACGTGTCGATGCAAACCTTCTACGCCCTGCCCGCCCTCAACGAAACCGTGCGCCTCTACACCCAGCTGATTGTGCGCGAAGACGCCCATCTACTGTATGGCTTTGGCAGCAGCGCCGAGCGCGAAACCTTCCGCCAGCTGATTAAAGTATCCGGCATCGGCGCCAAAACCGCACTGGGCATTTTATCCGCCATGAGCAGCGACGAGCTGGCGCAAGCGATTGCCGCCGAAGACATCAAACGCCTCAGCGCCGCACCCGGCATCGGCAAGAAAACCGCCGAGCGCATGGTATTGGAATTGCGCGGCAAACTGAGCGGTGCCGGCGCCGACAACCTGTTTGCCGCCCCCGCCAACCACGCTGCCGACCACAGCGAAGACATCATCGGCACCTTGCTGGCACTGGGCTATACCGACCGCGAAGCCCGCGCCGCCGCCAAAGGGCTGCCTGAAGGCGTGGATGTAAGCGAAGGCGTACGCTTGGCCTTGAAAAGCATGGTGAAATAA
- a CDS encoding transposase translates to MVALYHSKHFTSASQMAAYLGLVPKKRESGKHKGKAMLSKRGSSVIRAKLYMAAVVAKTWNPDINAHYRRLKARNKTEMQTIGAAMRRLVQICFGVLKHQCEYQAKITIAA, encoded by the coding sequence ATGGTTGCGCTCTATCATAGCAAACATTTTACCTCCGCCTCGCAAATGGCTGCCTATTTGGGATTGGTGCCGAAAAAACGGGAATCAGGCAAACACAAAGGCAAAGCCATGCTTTCCAAGCGGGGCAGTTCGGTCATACGAGCTAAGTTGTATATGGCTGCGGTGGTTGCAAAAACGTGGAATCCGGATATTAACGCGCATTACCGCAGACTGAAAGCCAGAAACAAAACGGAAATGCAGACCATCGGCGCAGCGATGCGCCGCTTGGTACAGATTTGCTTTGGTGTGTTGAAGCACCAATGCGAATATCAGGCCAAAATAACCATTGCGGCTTGA
- a CDS encoding 5' nucleotidase, NT5C type, producing MPSKPLLLIDQDGVLADFDQGVRLAWRAQYHSEAPIGPRQHFYLRDDMAPQYHPQLHDIYTRPGFFATLPPIAGAVEALHTLLAHGLDVHICTAPISNYQNCVAEKFMWVEQHLGHEWVSRIILTKDKTWVRGDILIDDKPQISGSLTPLWTQWLYDAPYNRQYHDRRRVCWQDTASWADLLA from the coding sequence ATGCCATCCAAACCCCTATTGCTGATTGACCAAGACGGCGTATTGGCCGATTTCGACCAAGGCGTGCGCTTGGCTTGGCGCGCGCAATACCACAGCGAAGCGCCAATCGGCCCACGGCAGCACTTTTATCTGCGCGACGATATGGCGCCGCAATACCACCCGCAATTGCACGATATCTACACCCGCCCCGGCTTTTTCGCCACCCTGCCACCGATAGCCGGCGCCGTGGAAGCGCTACACACCTTGCTGGCGCACGGGCTCGATGTGCACATCTGCACCGCGCCCATCAGCAACTACCAAAACTGCGTGGCAGAAAAATTTATGTGGGTGGAGCAGCATTTGGGCCATGAATGGGTGAGCCGCATTATCCTCACCAAAGACAAAACTTGGGTGCGCGGTGATATTCTGATTGACGACAAACCGCAGATTTCAGGCAGCCTTACGCCCTTGTGGACGCAATGGCTGTACGATGCCCCCTACAACCGCCAATACCACGACCGCCGCCGCGTTTGCTGGCAAGACACCGCCAGCTGGGCGGATTTGTTGGCCTAA
- the bioH gene encoding pimeloyl-ACP methyl ester esterase BioH, with protein sequence MSDPFAPVYLLHGWAANHHVFDPLHHTMPAAIRAAWHTPDLPGHGAAAFHGHFDLAATADALAAEIHAPAHVVGWSLGGLVALYLAARHPEKVQTLCLCASFAKFQAAADYPEGLSQPALAKMLALFGQDYHKYLRQFIELQLLYVPQRRERLAEVMPQLTQYGAPVALAAALDALSEADARPLLAQIHCPVLLVYGDKDSITPPRMGAYLHRHLHHSRLEIIHQAAHAPFLSHPAEFSALLTQFWHTHP encoded by the coding sequence ATGTCCGATCCTTTTGCTCCGGTGTATTTGCTGCACGGCTGGGCGGCCAACCACCATGTGTTCGACCCTTTGCACCACACCATGCCGGCGGCCATCCGCGCGGCGTGGCATACGCCGGATTTGCCCGGCCACGGCGCGGCGGCGTTTCACGGCCACTTTGATTTGGCGGCCACTGCTGATGCACTGGCCGCTGAAATTCACGCGCCCGCGCATGTGGTGGGCTGGTCTTTGGGCGGCTTGGTGGCGCTTTATTTGGCGGCGCGCCATCCCGAAAAAGTGCAAACCTTGTGTTTGTGCGCCAGCTTCGCCAAATTCCAAGCCGCTGCCGATTATCCCGAAGGCTTAAGCCAACCGGCGCTGGCGAAAATGCTGGCCTTGTTTGGCCAAGATTACCATAAATACCTGCGCCAATTTATCGAGCTGCAACTGCTGTATGTGCCGCAACGGCGCGAACGGCTGGCCGAAGTAATGCCGCAGCTCACCCAATACGGCGCACCGGTGGCGCTGGCGGCGGCGCTGGACGCCTTGTCTGAAGCCGACGCCCGCCCGTTGCTGGCACAGATTCACTGCCCGGTGCTGCTGGTGTATGGCGATAAAGACAGCATCACCCCGCCGCGCATGGGCGCATACCTACACCGCCATTTGCACCACAGCCGTTTGGAAATCATCCATCAAGCCGCTCACGCACCGTTTTTAAGCCATCCGGCCGAATTTAGCGCGCTGCTCACCCAATTCTGGCATACCCATCCATGA
- a CDS encoding NADP-dependent oxidoreductase, translating to MSTMQAMLIDRYGKQPLRQAEVPVPDIGAQEVLVEIHAASVNPIDFKIRDGKVKLLLQFEMPLILGNDFAGVVRAVGSEVRRFKVGDAVYGRPRKSHIGTFAEWMAVHEDDIAPKPTNLSFEQAASLPLVGLTAYQAFHDLMHLQAGQKVLIHAGAGGVGTFAIQLAKSMGVFVATTASEAGAALVQSLGADQVINYRHENFAQKLHDYDAVLDTLGGETLLQSFAVLKPGGMVVSVSGIPDARFARENQLGSLKTLLLRLASAKITRQARRHQAEYRFLFMQPSGTQLRQISALVEAGKIVPVIDRTFALADAQQALDYMESGRAKGKVVIKVR from the coding sequence ATGAGCACCATGCAAGCCATGCTAATCGACCGCTACGGCAAACAGCCGCTGCGCCAAGCCGAAGTGCCGGTGCCCGACATCGGCGCGCAAGAAGTGTTGGTGGAAATCCATGCCGCCAGTGTGAATCCGATTGATTTTAAAATCCGCGACGGCAAGGTTAAATTACTGCTGCAGTTTGAGATGCCGCTGATTTTGGGCAACGATTTTGCCGGCGTGGTGCGTGCGGTGGGCAGCGAGGTGCGCCGGTTTAAAGTGGGCGACGCGGTTTACGGGCGGCCGCGCAAAAGCCATATCGGCACCTTTGCCGAGTGGATGGCCGTGCACGAAGACGATATTGCCCCCAAGCCGACTAATCTGTCTTTTGAACAAGCCGCGTCCCTGCCGCTGGTGGGGCTTACCGCGTATCAGGCGTTCCACGATTTAATGCATTTGCAGGCGGGGCAAAAAGTGCTGATTCATGCCGGTGCCGGTGGCGTGGGCACTTTTGCCATTCAATTGGCCAAAAGCATGGGCGTGTTTGTGGCCACCACCGCCAGCGAAGCCGGTGCCGCGCTGGTGCAATCGCTGGGTGCCGACCAAGTCATCAATTATCGGCATGAAAACTTTGCCCAGAAATTGCACGATTATGATGCCGTGCTCGACACCCTCGGTGGCGAAACCCTGCTGCAATCGTTTGCAGTTTTGAAGCCGGGCGGCATGGTGGTGTCGGTGTCGGGCATTCCCGATGCCCGCTTTGCCCGCGAAAACCAACTGGGCAGCCTGAAAACCTTGCTGTTGCGCTTGGCCTCGGCCAAAATCACCCGCCAAGCCCGCCGCCATCAAGCCGAATACCGCTTTTTGTTTATGCAGCCCAGCGGCACGCAATTGCGCCAAATCAGCGCGCTGGTGGAGGCCGGTAAAATCGTGCCGGTCATCGACCGCACCTTTGCCCTTGCCGATGCCCAGCAAGCGCTGGACTATATGGAAAGCGGCCGCGCCAAAGGCAAAGTGGTGATTAAAGTTCGCTAG
- the prfB gene encoding peptide chain release factor 2 (programmed frameshift) — translation MEAEQINLLNNTLDDLAHRSTDIRGYLDYDGKKDRLEEVVGLSEDPELWNDPKRAQEIGKERKVLEGIVLTLDAIGSGIADNRMLLEMAVEEGDAEGFAAIAADVAALEAQMAELEFKRMFNQPADVNNCFIDITAGAGGTEAEDWAGMLLRMYSRYGERKGFKVEILEEDEGEIAGVNRATIRLEGEYAYGLLRTETGVHRLVRYSPFDSNNKRHTSFSSVFVYPEVDDSIEIEINPADLRTDTYRASGAGGQHINKTDSAVRITHEPTGIVVQCQNDRSQHANRAAAMEMLKAKLFELEMRKRNEAKQDLEDSKSDVGWGHQIRSYVLDSSRIKDLRTGFEMGNTKAVLDGDLDGFIEASLKQGV, via the exons ATGGAAGCCGAACAAATCAACCTGCTCAACAACACCCTCGACGACCTCGCCCACCGCAGCACCGACATTCGGGGGTATCTT GACTACGACGGCAAAAAAGACCGTTTAGAAGAAGTGGTGGGGCTGTCTGAAGACCCCGAATTGTGGAACGACCCCAAGCGCGCGCAAGAAATCGGCAAAGAGCGCAAAGTGCTCGAAGGCATTGTGCTCACGCTGGACGCCATCGGCAGCGGCATAGCCGACAACCGCATGTTGTTGGAAATGGCGGTAGAAGAGGGCGATGCCGAAGGCTTTGCCGCCATCGCAGCCGATGTGGCCGCGCTGGAAGCGCAAATGGCCGAGCTGGAATTCAAGCGCATGTTCAACCAGCCTGCCGATGTGAACAACTGCTTTATCGACATCACCGCCGGCGCGGGCGGCACCGAAGCCGAAGACTGGGCGGGCATGTTGCTGCGCATGTACAGCCGCTACGGCGAGCGCAAAGGCTTTAAAGTGGAGATTTTGGAAGAAGACGAAGGCGAAATTGCCGGTGTAAACCGCGCCACCATCCGCCTTGAAGGCGAATACGCCTACGGCCTCTTGCGCACCGAAACCGGCGTGCATCGCCTGGTGCGCTATTCACCGTTTGATTCCAACAACAAGCGCCACACCTCGTTTTCATCCGTGTTTGTGTATCCCGAAGTAGACGACAGCATCGAAATCGAAATCAACCCCGCCGATTTGCGCACCGACACCTACCGCGCCTCCGGTGCGGGCGGTCAGCACATCAACAAAACCGATTCCGCCGTGCGCATCACCCACGAGCCCACCGGCATCGTGGTGCAGTGCCAAAACGACCGCTCGCAACACGCCAACCGCGCCGCCGCCATGGAAATGCTCAAGGCAAAGCTGTTTGAATTGGAAATGCGCAAACGCAACGAAGCCAAGCAAGACTTGGAAGACTCCAAATCAGACGTGGGCTGGGGACACCAAATCCGCTCCTATGTGCTTGACTCTTCGCGCATCAAAGACTTGCGCACCGGCTTTGAAATGGGCAACACCAAAGCCGTGCTCGACGGCGATTTAGACGGCTTTATCGAAGCCAGCTTAAAGCAGGGTGTTTAA
- a CDS encoding DDE-type integrase/transposase/recombinase, with protein sequence MDITEVRCETGKLYLFVAIDRKTKYVYAELHPRMTQKTAVSFLRNLQQDCVFKITHILTDNGAQFTYNLLSQAQRPDKEHPFDELCRHLGIEHRTTKFRHPWTNGQVEITNKMLKEVTVKRFHYEHPDELKRHLMVFLLYYNHQRPLRSLKYKTPWQALEDCYNLEPELFRENPFQKIMGLNTPWRSSTYAPACWPYYAVWPAWAVKQSH encoded by the coding sequence ATCGACATCACCGAGGTGCGTTGTGAAACCGGCAAGCTGTACCTGTTTGTCGCCATCGACCGCAAAACCAAATATGTTTATGCAGAACTTCATCCGCGTATGACGCAGAAAACCGCCGTTTCTTTTCTGCGCAACCTACAACAAGATTGTGTGTTTAAAATCACCCATATCCTAACGGACAACGGTGCGCAGTTTACCTACAACTTGCTGAGCCAAGCACAACGGCCTGATAAGGAGCATCCGTTTGACGAGCTTTGCCGGCATTTGGGCATTGAGCACCGTACCACGAAATTCCGTCATCCATGGACGAACGGGCAGGTGGAGATTACCAACAAGATGCTGAAAGAGGTAACGGTCAAACGCTTCCACTATGAGCATCCTGACGAACTTAAACGGCACTTGATGGTATTTTTGCTGTATTACAACCATCAACGCCCCTTACGGTCGTTGAAGTACAAAACGCCTTGGCAGGCTTTGGAAGATTGCTATAATCTAGAGCCTGAATTGTTTCGTGAAAATCCATTCCAGAAGATTATGGGTCTTAACACCCCATGGCGGAGCTCAACTTATGCACCGGCATGTTGGCCCTATTATGCGGTTTGGCCAGCATGGGCAGTAAAGCAGAGCCATTAA
- a CDS encoding patatin-like phospholipase family protein, whose product MFQTNTITRRAALLLAAAGLLLSGCGSLGLGKSSPPAAPAKPKAVVALALGGGASKGFAHIGVLKVLQENRIPVDIVTGTSAGAVVGSLYASGMSPDRLELEAEILQKTDVVDLTLSTSGFIKGDKLQDFINQKVRNRQIQQFPKKFAAVATEFGTGRMAAFNYGNAGQAVRASVSIPNVFQPTVINGKRYVDGGLVAPVPVTAARNMGANVVIAVDISARPAKLGSGGFLAYLDQSLNIMSAAALNSELSKADVVIKPQVQRLGAVGGFDEKAQAIQLGEQAARAALPQIRAALAKYR is encoded by the coding sequence ATGTTTCAAACCAACACCATTACCCGCCGCGCCGCACTGCTGTTGGCCGCCGCCGGCTTATTATTGTCCGGTTGCGGCAGCTTAGGCTTGGGCAAAAGCAGCCCGCCCGCAGCACCCGCCAAACCCAAGGCCGTGGTGGCACTGGCCTTGGGCGGCGGCGCATCCAAAGGCTTTGCCCATATCGGCGTATTAAAAGTATTGCAGGAAAACCGCATTCCGGTGGACATCGTTACCGGCACCAGCGCCGGGGCGGTGGTGGGCAGCCTCTACGCTTCGGGCATGAGCCCGGACCGGCTGGAGCTGGAAGCGGAAATCCTGCAAAAAACCGATGTGGTGGATTTAACGCTCTCCACCAGCGGCTTTATCAAAGGCGACAAGCTGCAAGACTTTATCAACCAGAAAGTGCGCAACCGCCAAATCCAACAGTTCCCGAAAAAATTTGCCGCCGTGGCCACCGAATTCGGCACCGGGCGCATGGCCGCGTTTAACTACGGCAATGCAGGGCAGGCCGTGCGCGCTTCGGTGAGCATTCCCAATGTATTCCAGCCCACCGTGATTAACGGCAAGCGTTATGTTGATGGTGGCTTGGTGGCGCCGGTGCCGGTAACGGCAGCGCGCAATATGGGCGCCAATGTGGTGATTGCAGTCGATATTTCCGCCCGTCCGGCCAAGCTGGGCAGCGGTGGCTTTTTGGCCTATTTGGATCAAAGCCTCAACATCATGAGCGCGGCGGCATTAAACAGCGAATTGAGCAAGGCCGATGTGGTCATCAAACCGCAAGTGCAGCGCTTGGGCGCCGTGGGCGGCTTTGACGAAAAAGCACAAGCCATCCAGCTGGGCGAACAAGCCGCCCGCGCCGCCCTGCCGCAAATCCGTGCAGCGCTGGCGAAATACCGTTGA
- a CDS encoding tRNA (cytidine(34)-2'-O)-methyltransferase, whose protein sequence is MFTVVLYQPEIPPNTGNIIRLCANTGADLHLVKPLGFPLDSAKMKRAGLDYHEFARLTVHENWADCLAALAGRRIFALSTKGHTRPDQTAFVAGDVFLFGPETRGLPAELLNSLPAAQKLRLPMAPGSRSMNLANTVAVMLFEAWRQHDFVNGV, encoded by the coding sequence ATGTTTACTGTTGTTTTATACCAGCCGGAAATACCGCCCAACACAGGCAATATTATCCGCCTGTGCGCCAATACCGGCGCCGATTTGCACCTGGTCAAACCACTGGGCTTCCCCCTTGATTCGGCCAAAATGAAACGGGCAGGCTTGGATTACCACGAGTTTGCCCGGCTTACGGTGCACGAAAACTGGGCCGATTGCCTGGCTGCCCTGGCCGGACGCCGTATTTTTGCGCTCAGCACCAAAGGGCACACCCGGCCGGATCAAACCGCGTTTGTGGCGGGCGATGTTTTCTTATTCGGCCCGGAAACCCGCGGCCTGCCCGCCGAGCTGCTGAATAGCCTGCCTGCAGCGCAAAAACTGCGCCTGCCCATGGCGCCCGGCAGCAGAAGCATGAATCTGGCCAATACCGTGGCGGTGATGTTGTTTGAAGCATGGCGTCAGCACGATTTTGTGAATGGCGTATAA
- a CDS encoding IS110 family transposase, protein MMNFQVLGIDISKNKLDCALIRDIGSSKIKTKALPNHLQGFNQLTEWLYKNIGEDLSLLKIFMEATGVYHEALAEYLHNKGIAVYLLNPADSAHYAKYDSLHKTDKADSQSLARAGIDRLMHHKVRQWQPAAPHIKRLNALLARLDALQSDPQREDNRMEKAGFSAVPEAVSQSISTMQTNLKQQIGTITQEIEQHIDRHPDLKKTVLYCAAYPV, encoded by the coding sequence ATGATGAACTTCCAAGTATTGGGCATCGACATCAGCAAAAACAAATTAGATTGTGCTCTTATCCGCGACATTGGCAGCAGTAAAATCAAAACCAAAGCATTGCCAAACCACCTCCAAGGCTTTAACCAACTGACAGAATGGCTGTATAAAAACATCGGTGAAGACTTAAGCCTACTCAAAATTTTCATGGAAGCCACCGGCGTTTACCACGAAGCATTGGCAGAGTACCTGCATAACAAAGGCATCGCCGTTTATCTGCTTAATCCTGCCGACAGTGCCCATTATGCCAAATACGACAGCTTGCACAAAACCGATAAGGCTGATAGCCAGTCACTGGCCAGAGCCGGTATTGACCGCCTCATGCACCACAAAGTACGCCAATGGCAGCCTGCTGCACCCCACATCAAGCGGCTCAACGCACTACTAGCCCGTCTAGATGCGCTGCAAAGCGATCCGCAGCGTGAAGACAACCGCATGGAGAAAGCCGGATTCAGCGCTGTTCCCGAAGCGGTCAGCCAGTCCATCAGCACCATGCAGACCAATTTGAAGCAGCAGATCGGCACCATCACACAGGAAATCGAACAACATATTGACCGGCATCCTGATTTGAAAAAGACCGTGCTTTACTGCGCAGCATACCCGGTGTAG
- a CDS encoding class I SAM-dependent methyltransferase — translation MTLSNNDWFLHQHLATTLDERLPAIKAVPQQIILAGADGNHSHTLLHARYPQAQFAEYDGRAEYLQAALAQRKQQQNLWQKLSGKLPPQHASHRLPENEAADMLWANLSLVAQPDPVAVFENWAAALKPDGLLFFTHFGPDSLKEVLAYWRAHGIEVAAPLLPDMHDIGDMLFHHGFYDPVMDMEKRTLQYASAAGFVADMRVCGLWASLQLADEAAAEAALQQGWASGELRDITLELVYGHALKKLKLPENAALVQFYPQRRV, via the coding sequence ATGACACTAAGCAACAACGACTGGTTTTTGCACCAACATTTGGCCACCACGCTCGACGAACGTTTGCCGGCCATCAAAGCGGTGCCGCAACAGATTATTCTGGCCGGTGCCGACGGCAACCACAGCCACACCTTACTACACGCCCGCTATCCGCAAGCGCAGTTTGCCGAATACGACGGCCGTGCCGAATACCTTCAGGCAGCCTTGGCACAGCGCAAACAGCAGCAAAACCTGTGGCAAAAACTCAGCGGTAAATTGCCGCCGCAGCACGCCAGCCACAGGCTGCCTGAAAACGAAGCCGCCGATATGCTGTGGGCCAATTTAAGCCTGGTGGCGCAGCCCGACCCGGTGGCGGTATTTGAAAATTGGGCAGCAGCGCTCAAGCCCGACGGCCTGCTGTTTTTTACCCATTTCGGCCCCGACAGCCTTAAAGAAGTGTTGGCCTATTGGCGTGCCCACGGCATTGAGGTGGCCGCGCCATTGCTGCCGGACATGCACGATATCGGCGATATGCTGTTTCACCACGGCTTTTACGACCCGGTGATGGACATGGAAAAACGTACCCTGCAATACGCCAGCGCCGCCGGTTTTGTGGCCGATATGCGCGTGTGCGGCCTGTGGGCGAGCTTGCAACTGGCCGATGAAGCCGCCGCCGAAGCCGCCCTGCAACAAGGCTGGGCCAGCGGCGAATTGCGCGACATCACCTTAGAGCTGGTGTACGGCCATGCGCTCAAAAAACTAAAGCTGCCTGAAAACGCGGCCTTGGTGCAGTTTTATCCGCAGCGGCGGGTTTAA
- a CDS encoding CPBP family intramembrane glutamic endopeptidase, which produces MNIHRWFILPRSQLRWWIAPLAALMFILILGGLTTLGLKSTWGEIAKLLLFVVLATGLPWLLLRPRSLAHLGLAILPGTVWRTVAITVFGVLLLKAWSAYFVSSGDDAAQSLEQVLRSFGFGQNSGHDVALVLLIVVFAPLGEEALFRVLLFRSLYDGLRRYAWAQSPWAAALCLLVALLLSAFLFADSHGGGGQDAQFGALFVMGLIFALLYLWAGNLWAPVMAHSIHNAWALAAETGLLLQLKLSPAALVLVYVGPLLALLLLWLWRRSLGRCL; this is translated from the coding sequence ATGAATATACACCGTTGGTTTATTTTGCCGCGCAGTCAGCTGCGCTGGTGGATTGCACCTTTGGCTGCGTTGATGTTCATCCTGATACTGGGCGGATTGACCACGCTGGGCTTAAAATCAACATGGGGCGAAATAGCGAAGTTGCTGCTGTTTGTTGTGTTGGCCACCGGCTTGCCGTGGCTATTGCTGCGCCCGCGCAGTTTGGCGCATTTGGGGCTGGCAATTTTGCCGGGTACTGTTTGGCGTACGGTAGCAATTACCGTATTCGGCGTGCTGCTGTTGAAGGCATGGTCGGCTTATTTTGTCAGCAGCGGCGATGACGCCGCACAGAGCCTTGAGCAAGTTTTGCGCTCTTTTGGTTTTGGCCAAAATAGTGGACATGATGTGGCGCTGGTATTGCTTATTGTGGTGTTCGCACCACTTGGTGAAGAAGCCCTGTTTCGTGTGCTGCTGTTTCGCAGCCTGTACGACGGCTTAAGGCGCTACGCATGGGCGCAGTCACCTTGGGCGGCGGCTTTATGTTTATTGGTGGCTTTGCTGTTGTCGGCGTTTTTATTTGCCGACTCGCACGGTGGCGGGGGGCAAGATGCGCAGTTTGGCGCCTTATTTGTGATGGGCCTGATTTTTGCCTTGCTGTATTTGTGGGCAGGCAATTTATGGGCTCCGGTGATGGCGCACAGCATCCACAATGCTTGGGCACTGGCCGCCGAAACAGGCCTGCTATTGCAGCTTAAACTATCACCGGCAGCATTGGTGCTGGTGTATGTGGGGCCGCTGCTGGCCTTATTGCTGCTGTGGTTGTGGCGGCGCAGCTTGGGGAGGTGTCTCTAA